One stretch of Brettanomyces nanus chromosome 4, complete sequence DNA includes these proteins:
- a CDS encoding uncharacterized protein (BUSCO:EOG09341GFY) codes for MPAETSFVVQHKLALAVTAVVGIGSIAGLVYHYKQLQNQIESNDKDDTSSDAKKSKKKKTRKSKKSKKKKTVEPKNVPYPVNEKGDPEVTEEVVKKLSAAEKDKWASALKEKGNEYFKGEEYSAAIDFYSKALICKEDPVYFSNRSACYSALGDNENTILDTTRALKINPGYTKCLLRRARAYENQEKYPEAMFDLTALTIYGGMNDVSNESMLERILKKHSAKINKEKYSNLPKVLPSASSLSSFFGAFSAEDIDLDVSHYAEGSGERFLVDALNEMKLDTEESYKKADVLINQSVSIFDKSTEGVDKKIIALAYEYAGAFTFLKADADKSLEYMEKALETSPRPRTYVIMGLIKADKGDYVGADTEFGKGIKLNPEDPDIYYHYGQIFYLVGDLTKGEANFEKAKKYNPHNVYSYIQLACLAYRKGDSSKCDKLFKEAKSKFPTSPEVPNYYGEILFDRQDFDGALKQFEIAARLQEVHNTFNIGALPLINVSGIYQKKGDIEQCVKVLKKACDLDPKSEVARLNLGQIYLSQQKVDEAIKIFEEACLLARSADDRAQAISLMEASKMQQKIRQDPVLSKKVQEILSSIPPQV; via the coding sequence ATGCCTGCGGAAACAAGTTTTGTGGTTCAGCATAAACTTGCCTTGGCGGTCACTGCCGTCGTTGGTATTGGTTCCATTGCTGGCTTAGTTTATCATTATAAGCAATTGCAAAATCAGATAGAATCAAACGATAAGGATGACACTTCATCTGATGcaaagaagtcaaagaagaagaagactaGAAAGTCgaagaagtcaaagaagaagaagactgtCGAACCCAAGAATGTCCCCTATCCGGTTAATGAAAAAGGTGACCCCGAGGTTACGGAGGAAGTCGTTAAAAAACTCTCGGCCGCGGAGAAAGACAAGTGGGCTTCTGccttgaaagaaaagggtAATGAATACTTCAAAGGAGAGGAATATTCGGCTGCTATTGATTTTTATTCCAAGGCATTGATCTGCAAAGAGGATCCCGTTTACTTTAGTAACAGATCTGCTTGCTATTCTGCCTTAGGCGACAATGAGAATACCATTTTGGATACCACTAGAGCCTTAAAGATCAATCCTGGATATACCAAGTGCCTCCTTAGACGTGCCAGAGCTTACGAGAACCAAGAAAAGTACCCGGAAGCAATGTTTGATTTGACGGCTTTAACTATATATGGTGGAATGAATGATGTCTCGAATGAGTCTATGCTTGAGAGAATTCTAAAGAAGCATTCTGCAAAGATAAACAAGGAAAAGTACTCTAATTTGCCTAAGGTTTTACCATCTGCTTCATCCCtttcatccttctttggagcATTTTCCGCTGAAGatattgatttggatgTCAGCCATTATGCTGAAGGATCTGGTGAGAGATTCTTAGTGGATGCTCTTAATGAAATGAAACTGGACACCGAGGAATCCTATAAGAAGGCAGATGTGCTAATTAACCAGTCAGTTTCTATATTTGACAAGTCTACAGAGGGTGTTGACAAGAAAATTATTGCGCTTGCCTACGAATATGCTGGTGCTTTCACTTTTTTAAAGGCAGATGCCGATAAAAGCTTGGAATACATGGAAAAAGCTCTTGAGACATCTCCAAGACCAAGGACATATGTCATTATGGGATTGATCAAAGCAGATAAAGGTGATTATGTTGGAGCAGATACCGAGTTTGGCAAAGGTATTAAACTCAACCCTGAGGATCCTGATATCTACTACCACTATGGACAGATCTTCTATCTAGTGGGAGATTTGACTAAAGGTGAAGCTAACTTTGAGAAGGCTAAGAAATACAATCCTCACAATGTTTACTCGTACATTCAGTTGGCATGTCTTGCATACAGGAAAGGGGATAGTTCAAAATGCGATAAATTGTTTAAAGAGGCCAAATCCAAATTCCCTACCTCTCCAGAGGTGCCTAATTATTATGGAGAGATTCTCTTTGATAGACAAGACTTTGATGGTGCTTTGAAGCAGTTTGAAATTGCCGCCAGACTCCAAGAAGTCCATAATACCTTTAATATTGGTGCCTTGCCGTTGATCAATGTATCTGGTATctatcagaagaaaggTGACATCGAGCAGTGTGTTAaggttttgaagaaagcttgCGATCTCGACCCAAAATCGGAAGTTGCCAGATTAAATTTGGGACAAATCTACCTTTCACAGCAGAAGGTTGATGAAGCTatcaagatctttgaagaggCTTGCTTGTTGGCAAGATCTGCAGATGACAGGGCTCAAGCCATATCATTAATGGAGGCCTCCAAGATGCAACAAAAGATCAGACAGGACCCTGTTCTAAGCAAGAAGGTCCAGGAGATCCTCAGTTCCATCCCACCACAAGTCTAG
- a CDS encoding uncharacterized protein (MEROPS:MER0011785) has translation MLSSRHFPCLVPKRILGTRRFSRRQPYSTLNNTSSSPGGYRISKPPAGLPVSKLITKGIIFPVSVRESFKDFSKRHQLGQLQYDLLSILPFYPEPSRLHSSEIVQTIIDESTGDYINEFHISPRSSIKAGHTDKHVVFIHGYGAGLGFFVKNLQYIAEMRPDWHIHAIDLPGYGCSSRPDFPHNIQFSHYQEIEQWFIDRLSMWFKKRKLDSSNTMVVAHSMGAYLSCVLNFQHPDFFNHMLLVSPAGIYHSRKEEVLAAIPSWFQKLWNRNISPFSLVRNSGPFGSTLVSGWTSRRFSKNNTILTPHEQKLMHMYTYGIFNAKGSGEYMLNYFLAPGGVPRHSLLNRIQNLKCHTTWLYGSHDWMDKLGGFEACRIIRESSKLSGHPLEAICKIVQDAGHHIYLDNFEEFNQLVTQEMDRFGKC, from the coding sequence ATGCTCTCCTCGAGGCATTTCCCATGCCTAGTACCCAAGAGGATCTTAGGGACTCGTCGCTTTAGCAGACGGCAACCTTACTCCACTCTGAACAATACTTCTTCGTCTCCAGGAGGCTATCGCATTTCTAAACCACCTGCTGGTTTACCAGTATCGAAGCTGATTACTAAGGGAATCATTTTTCCTGTCTCTGTTAGAGAATCCTTTAAAGATTTCTCCAAGCGTCATCAACTAGGTCAGTTACAATATGATCTCCTCTCTATTCTTCCATTTTATCCGGAACCATCTCGTTTGCACTCTTCTGAAATAGTCCAAACTATCATTGATGAGTCCACTGGTGATTATATTAATGAGTTCCATATCAGTCCTCGTTCTAGCATAAAAGCTGGTCACACGGACAAACATGTGGTATTCATCCATGGTTATGGCGCAGGATTAGGATTTTTCGtcaagaatcttcaatATATTGCAGAGATGAGACCTGACTGGCACATTCATGCCATTGATTTACCGGGGTATGGTTGTTCTTCCCGGCCGGATTTTCCCCATAATATACAGTTCTCCCATTATCAAGAAATCGAACAATGGTTCATCGATAGGCTTTCGATGTGGTTTAAGAAACGAAAACTAGATAGTTCTAACACTATGGTGGTTGCTCACTCTATGGGCGCATATTTGTCCTGTGTCTTGAACTTCCAACATCcagacttcttcaatcatATGTTGCTGGTATCTCCTGCTGGTATATATCATTCCAGAAAAGAGGAGGTTCTAGCTGCCATTCCAAGCTGGTTTCAAAAGCTTTGGAACAGAAACATTTCGCCATTCTCTTTGGTAAGAAACTCTGGTCCATTTGGTTCCACACTCGTTAGTGGCTGGACCAGTAGGAGATTCTCTAAAAATAACACCATTTTAACACCCCATGAACAAAAACTAATGCATATGTACACATATGGCATCTTCAACGCAAAAGGATCTGGGGAGTATATGTTGAACTACTTTCTTGCACCAGGTGGTGTGCCTAGACATTCCCTTCTCAATAGAATTCAGAACCTTAAGTGCCATACAACCTGGCTTTATGGAAGTCATGATTGGATGGACAAACTAGGAGGTTTTGAAGCCTGTCGAATTATCAGAGAATCGTCTAAACTGTCCGGACATCCCTTAGAGGCAATTTGTAAGATTGTTCAAGATGCTGGACACCATATTTATTTAGACAATTTCGAGGAATTTAATCAGTTGGTGACGCAAGAAATGGACAGATTCGGCAAATGCTGA